A stretch of the Vibrio aphrogenes genome encodes the following:
- the malE gene encoding maltose/maltodextrin ABC transporter substrate-binding protein MalE, which translates to MSKILNTAILCSLALTGVSAQAAIEEGQLTIWINGDKGYNGLAEVGKKFEADTGIKVTVAHPDKLEEKFPQLASTGDGPDIVLWAHDRFGGYAQAGLLAEVKPSTSFKAKFADFTWDAVSYDGKYIGYPVAVESLSLIYNKDIIKTPPKNWEDIAALDKTLQKEGKHAIMWNLSEPFFTWPILASDGGYAFKFENGTYNTKDVGVNNAGAQNAMSFVKGLVDQKVISPDVDYTIAESGFNKGEVAMTINGPWSWANIDKAGINYGVAKLPMFNGHPSKPFVGVLTAGINAASPNKDLAVEFIENYMLTKEGLKEVNDDTPLGAVALKAYQAELAKDPRIAATMANAETGEIMPNISQMSAFWYAEKAAIGNVVNGRQSVKEALDTVAERMTK; encoded by the coding sequence ATGAGTAAAATCCTCAATACTGCCATATTATGTAGTCTTGCTTTAACGGGTGTGAGTGCCCAGGCAGCTATCGAAGAAGGCCAGTTAACCATTTGGATTAATGGTGACAAAGGTTATAACGGTCTTGCTGAAGTAGGTAAAAAGTTTGAAGCCGATACGGGCATTAAAGTCACGGTGGCGCATCCAGATAAGTTGGAAGAAAAATTCCCACAATTGGCGTCAACCGGTGATGGACCTGATATTGTGTTATGGGCTCACGACCGTTTTGGTGGTTATGCTCAAGCTGGTTTATTAGCTGAAGTGAAACCTTCTACCAGCTTTAAAGCTAAATTTGCGGATTTTACTTGGGATGCAGTGAGTTACGACGGTAAATATATCGGTTACCCGGTGGCGGTTGAGTCTCTTTCTCTTATCTACAATAAAGACATTATTAAGACTCCGCCTAAAAATTGGGAAGACATTGCCGCTTTGGATAAAACTCTACAAAAAGAAGGCAAGCACGCCATCATGTGGAACCTATCTGAACCTTTCTTTACTTGGCCTATCCTTGCTTCAGATGGGGGCTATGCCTTCAAATTTGAAAATGGCACTTATAACACCAAAGATGTTGGTGTGAATAACGCAGGTGCGCAAAATGCCATGAGCTTTGTTAAAGGCTTAGTCGATCAAAAAGTCATTTCTCCTGACGTTGACTACACCATTGCAGAATCAGGCTTCAATAAAGGCGAAGTGGCGATGACCATTAATGGCCCGTGGTCTTGGGCGAACATTGATAAAGCGGGCATTAATTATGGCGTCGCTAAGTTGCCGATGTTTAATGGTCATCCTTCAAAACCTTTTGTTGGTGTCTTGACGGCTGGTATTAACGCGGCGTCGCCAAATAAGGATCTTGCTGTCGAGTTCATTGAAAACTACATGTTAACCAAAGAAGGCTTGAAAGAAGTGAATGATGATACTCCACTTGGTGCCGTGGCGTTGAAAGCTTACCAAGCTGAGTTAGCCAAAGACCCGCGTATTGCCGCGACCATGGCAAACGCCGAAACTGGTGAAATCATGCCAAATATTT